In one Cygnus atratus isolate AKBS03 ecotype Queensland, Australia chromosome 14, CAtr_DNAZoo_HiC_assembly, whole genome shotgun sequence genomic region, the following are encoded:
- the THOC3 gene encoding LOW QUALITY PROTEIN: THO complex subunit 3 (The sequence of the model RefSeq protein was modified relative to this genomic sequence to represent the inferred CDS: inserted 1 base in 1 codon) translates to MQELFRANTRSREFPAHGAKVHSVAWSCCGRRLASGSFDKTASVFLLEKDRLVKENNYRGHGDSVDQLCWHPSNPDLFVTASGDKTIRIWDVRTTKCIATVNTKGENINICWSPDGQTIAVGNKDDVVTFIDAKTHRSKAEEQFKFEVNEISWNNDNNMFFLTNGNGCINILSYPELKPIQSINAHPSNCICIKFDPXGKYFATGSADALVSLWDVDELVCVRCFSRLDWPVRTLSFSHDGKMLASASEDHFIDIAEVETGEKLWEVQCESPTFTVAWHPKRPLLAFACDDKDGKYDSSREAGTVKLFGLPNDS, encoded by the exons ATGCAGGAGCTGTTCCGAGCCAACACGCGGAGCCGCGAGTTCCCGGCGCACGGCGCCAAGGTGCACTCGGtggcctggagctgctgcgGCCGCCGCCTGGCCTCCGGGTCTTTCGATAAGACGGCCAGCGTCTTCCTGCTCGAGAAGGACCGGCTG GTGAAAGAGAACAACTAccgggggcacggggacagcgTGGATCAGCTCTGCTGGCACCCCAGCAACCCCGACCTCTTCGTCACGGCGTCCGGGGACAAGACCATCCGCATCTGGGACGTCCGCACCACCAAGTGCATCGCCACCGTCAACACCAAAG GGGAGAACATCAACATCTGTTGGAGCCCTGATGGGCAGACCATTGCAGTGGGGAACAAGGATGATGTTGTCACCTTCATCGATGCCAAGACACATCGCTCCAAAGCTGAGGAACAGTTCAAGTTTGAGGTGAACGAGATCTCCTGGAACAACGATAACAACATGTTCTTCCTCACTAACGGGAACGGCTGCATCAACATCCTCAG CTACCCGGAGCTGAAACCCATTCAGTCCATCAACGCCCATCCTTCAAACTGCATCTGCATCAAGTTTGATC TGGGGAAGTACTTTGCCACGGGCAGCGCTGATGCGCTCGTCAGCCTCTGGGATGTGGACGAGCTGGTGTGTGTGAGGTGCTTCTCGAG GCTGGACTGGCCTGTGCGAACGCTGAGCTTCAGCCACGACGGGAAGATGCTGGCGTCGGCATCAGAGGATCACTTCATTGACATCGCGGAGGTGGAGACAG GAGAGAAGCTCTGGGAGGTGCAGTGCGAGTCCCCCACCTTCACAGTGGCCTGGCACCCGAAGAGGCCTCTGCTGGCCTTCGCCTGTGACGACAAAGATGGCAAATACGACAGCAGCCGGGAGGCAGGCACTGTCAAGCTCTTTGGGCTCCCCAATGACTCCTGA
- the CPLX2 gene encoding complexin-2 produces the protein MDFVMKQALGGATKDMGKMLGGEEEKDPDAQKKEEERQEALRQQEEERKAKHARMEAEREKVRQQIRDKYGLKKKEEKEAEEKAALEQPCEGSLTRPKKAIPAGCGDEEEEEEESILDTVLKYLPGPLQDMFKK, from the exons ATGGACTTCGTCATGAAGCAAGCGCTGGGCG GGGCCACCAAGGACATGGGGAAGATGCTGGGGGGCGAGGAGGAGAAGGACCCCGACGCgcagaagaaggaggaggagaggcaggaagcGCTGCgccagcaggaggaggagcggaAAGCCAAGCACGCCCGCATGGAGGCCGAGCGGGAGAAAGTCCGGCAGCAGATCCGCGACAAG TACGGgctgaagaagaaggaggagaaggaggcggAGGAGAAAGCAGCGCTGGAGCAGCCGTGTGAGGGCAGCCTGACGCGCCCCAAGAAAGCGATCCCGGCGGGCTGCGGGgacgaggaagaggaggaggaggagagcatcCTGGACACCGTGCTCAAGTACCTGCCCGGCCCGCTGCAGGATATGTTCAAGAAGTAA